Proteins from a genomic interval of Pseudomonas asplenii:
- a CDS encoding HD domain-containing phosphohydrolase yields MDESAVGSPTRPRILLVDDEESILNSLRRLLRSQPYEVVLADSGARALEILAEQPVDLVISDARMPNMDGATLLARIHELYPSTLRILLTGYADLDMITKAINEGRIYRYLSKPWNDEELGLTVRQALAYQHSERERQRLQVLAREQNQQLQQLNETLEKRVLARTSEVQQTADMLDLAYEELKRSYAVTAEVFSRMVEWRLPKDKQTNRAVIDLVRAWSKANALDEADSRNLAMAAALHNIGKMGWTDGMMGAPADQLHHTERERYRGYPKQSESLLMTLEPMQDAARLILHHQERWDGSGFPDHLKGEAIPLGSRVLKLAVDFIELQHGLILERRLNSDEALLFIRKYAGRLYDPELVEPFIKVCAEHLSDVTAGDPTVKVLSTRELAAGMVLARNLNADNGMLLLNAGKVLSGPLVEKLIGFEAMEGAKYSVFVKVPEEVTPLEQVT; encoded by the coding sequence ATGGATGAATCCGCCGTCGGTTCCCCGACCAGGCCCCGTATTCTGCTGGTCGATGACGAAGAGTCGATTCTCAACAGCCTGCGGCGACTGCTGCGTAGCCAGCCCTATGAGGTGGTTCTGGCCGACAGCGGGGCTCGGGCGCTGGAGATCCTGGCCGAGCAGCCCGTCGACTTGGTGATCAGCGATGCACGCATGCCGAACATGGATGGCGCGACCCTGCTGGCGCGCATCCACGAGCTGTACCCCTCGACCCTGCGGATCCTGCTGACCGGTTATGCCGACCTGGACATGATCACCAAGGCGATCAACGAAGGGCGGATCTATCGCTATCTCAGCAAGCCCTGGAACGACGAAGAACTGGGACTGACGGTGCGTCAGGCGTTGGCCTACCAGCATTCGGAGCGCGAACGACAGCGCCTGCAGGTGTTGGCCCGGGAACAGAACCAACAGTTGCAGCAGCTCAACGAGACGCTGGAAAAACGGGTGTTGGCGCGAACCAGCGAGGTCCAGCAGACCGCCGATATGCTCGACCTGGCCTACGAAGAGCTCAAGCGCAGCTACGCGGTGACCGCCGAGGTGTTTTCGCGGATGGTCGAGTGGCGCTTGCCCAAGGACAAGCAGACCAACCGGGCGGTGATCGACCTGGTCCGTGCCTGGAGCAAGGCCAACGCGCTGGACGAGGCCGACAGCCGTAACCTGGCGATGGCCGCGGCCTTGCACAACATCGGCAAGATGGGCTGGACGGACGGCATGATGGGCGCTCCGGCCGATCAGTTGCACCATACCGAGCGCGAGCGTTATCGCGGTTATCCCAAGCAGAGCGAGTCGTTGCTGATGACGCTGGAACCGATGCAGGATGCGGCGCGGCTGATCCTGCATCATCAGGAGCGTTGGGACGGCAGCGGTTTCCCCGATCATCTCAAGGGCGAGGCGATTCCCCTGGGTTCACGGGTGTTGAAGCTGGCCGTCGATTTCATCGAGTTGCAGCATGGGCTGATTCTCGAACGACGGTTGAACAGTGACGAAGCCCTGCTGTTCATCCGCAAGTATGCCGGGCGTCTCTATGATCCCGAGCTGGTGGAACCCTTTATCAAGGTCTGCGCCGAGCACCTGAGCGATGTCACCGCCGGCGACCCGACGGTGAAGGTCCTGAGCACCCGCGAGCTGGCGGCAGGCATGGTCCTGGCACGCAACCTCAATGCCGACAATGGCATGCTGCTGCTCAATGCCGGCAAGGTCTTGAGTGGGCCGTTGGTGGAAAAACTGATCGGTTTCGAGGCGATGGAGGGGGCCAAGTACAGCGTGTTCGTCAAGGTGCCGGAAGAGGTCACGCCGCTGGAGCAGGTGACCTGA
- a CDS encoding LysE family translocator produces the protein MIPVQDLLIFAAASLLMVLTPGPNMIYLISRSICQGPKAGVVSLLGVVGGFFVHLFAAALGLTAVFMAVPLAYELLKWAGALYLLWLAWQALKPGARSPFEPRQLPPDSSARLITMGFLTSALNPKIAVFYLSVFPQFITPEHGSVFAQSLTLGVTQISVSFTVNLLIALFAGGLASWFMHNPRWLAVQRYVMGFVLGGLALRLMLEQRRAA, from the coding sequence ATGATCCCCGTTCAAGACCTGCTGATCTTCGCCGCCGCTTCACTGTTGATGGTCCTGACGCCGGGACCGAACATGATCTACCTGATTTCCCGTTCGATCTGCCAGGGCCCCAAGGCCGGTGTGGTGTCGTTGCTGGGGGTGGTGGGCGGTTTCTTCGTCCATCTGTTTGCTGCCGCGCTGGGCCTGACCGCCGTGTTCATGGCCGTGCCGCTGGCTTATGAGTTGCTCAAGTGGGCCGGTGCACTGTACCTGCTGTGGCTGGCCTGGCAGGCGCTCAAGCCTGGGGCACGGTCGCCGTTCGAGCCTCGGCAGTTGCCGCCTGATTCGTCCGCGCGGTTGATCACCATGGGCTTTCTCACCAGTGCCCTGAATCCGAAGATCGCGGTGTTCTACCTTTCGGTGTTTCCGCAGTTCATCACCCCGGAGCACGGCTCGGTGTTCGCCCAGAGCCTGACCCTTGGCGTCACCCAGATCAGCGTGAGCTTCACCGTCAACCTGCTGATCGCGCTGTTTGCCGGCGGTCTGGCCAGTTGGTTCATGCACAACCCGCGCTGGCTGGCTGTGCAACGTTATGTCATGGGCTTCGTGCTGGGCGGCCTGGCGCTGCGGCTGATGCTCGAACAACGCCGGGCCGCCTGA
- the metR gene encoding transcriptional regulator MetR yields MLEIRHLKTLHALREADSLVEAAERLHLTQSALSHQFKELEERLGMTLFVRKTKPVRFTSAGLRLLQLADATLPLLRATERDISRLAGGTAGRLHMAIECHSCFQWLMPTIDQFRDAWPEVELDLASGFSFAPLPALARGDLDLVVTSDPLDLAGITYVPLFTYEAMLAVANQHALASKPYIVPEDLARETLITYPVERDRLDIFTRFLEPADIEPAQVRTSELTVMMMQLVASGRGVCGMPHWALHEYSSRGYVKAKRLGEKGLFATLYAAIRTDMLEVPYMRDFLLTAKDTSFSTLDGVSAVR; encoded by the coding sequence GTGCTCGAAATCCGTCACTTGAAAACCCTGCATGCCCTGCGTGAGGCCGACAGCCTGGTGGAAGCCGCCGAGCGCCTGCACCTGACGCAGTCGGCCCTCTCCCACCAGTTCAAGGAACTGGAGGAGCGCCTGGGCATGACGTTGTTCGTGCGCAAGACCAAACCGGTACGGTTCACCAGCGCCGGCCTGCGTCTGCTGCAACTGGCGGATGCCACCTTGCCGCTGCTGCGCGCGACGGAACGGGATATCTCCCGGCTGGCCGGTGGTACCGCAGGTCGACTGCACATGGCGATCGAATGCCACAGTTGCTTCCAGTGGCTGATGCCGACCATCGACCAGTTCCGCGATGCCTGGCCGGAAGTCGAACTGGACCTGGCCTCCGGCTTCTCCTTTGCACCGCTGCCGGCCCTGGCCCGAGGCGACCTGGACCTGGTGGTCACCTCCGACCCACTGGACCTGGCGGGCATCACCTACGTGCCGCTGTTCACCTACGAGGCAATGCTCGCCGTCGCCAACCAGCACGCCCTGGCGAGCAAACCGTATATCGTGCCCGAGGATCTGGCCCGGGAAACCCTGATCACCTACCCGGTGGAACGCGACCGCCTGGACATCTTCACCCGATTCCTGGAACCGGCCGATATCGAACCAGCGCAGGTGCGGACCTCGGAACTGACCGTGATGATGATGCAGTTGGTGGCCAGCGGCCGCGGTGTCTGCGGCATGCCGCACTGGGCGCTGCACGAATACAGCTCGCGCGGTTACGTGAAAGCCAAGCGGCTGGGCGAGAAAGGCCTGTTTGCCACACTGTACGCGGCGATTCGCACCGACATGCTGGAGGTGCCCTATATGCGCGACTTTCTGCTGACGGCCAAGGACACCTCGTTCTCCACCCTCGATGGCGTCAGCGCGGTACGCTGA
- a CDS encoding sigma-54-dependent transcriptional regulator, which translates to MTHKVLVVDDEPKLCDLLSSALSHNDIQVFTAGNGLQALVVLDQEEIDLVISDWRMPGMDGPQLLAEIKSRFPQLPVIVMTAYSTVKNAVQSMRNGAFDYIAKPFDIDELDITVSKALQFRDILRDNARMRAELDEHQQIDSLVGDSPTFRRVLQAVDSVRESNATILLTGESGTGKEMVARAIHQHGNRADKPFVAVNCAAIPEGLLESEMFGHRKGAFTGAVSDRVGRFMQADKGTLFLDEVGDMPLALQAKILRALQERVIEPVGDTRERKVDVRVIAATNKNLLEAVANKEFREDLYYRLNVFPIPLPALRERAEDIAPLARHFARSLGASAGKRITGFSPQALQAMANYNWPGNIRELQNCVERATIVAANPVIEESDLPAYLFSPSQTEPGNPTVALNAGPAIPKDLDAALAEVEKGYILAALQETNGVQAAAAQMIGISERSFWYRLKKLAIQVEKIIR; encoded by the coding sequence ATGACGCATAAGGTCCTGGTGGTCGATGACGAGCCCAAACTCTGCGACCTGCTCAGTTCGGCCCTGAGCCATAACGATATCCAGGTGTTCACCGCCGGCAACGGCCTGCAGGCGCTGGTGGTGCTGGACCAGGAAGAGATCGACCTGGTCATCAGCGACTGGCGCATGCCCGGCATGGATGGTCCGCAGTTGCTGGCCGAGATCAAGTCGCGCTTCCCGCAATTGCCGGTCATCGTGATGACCGCCTACAGCACGGTGAAAAACGCCGTGCAATCGATGCGCAACGGCGCCTTCGACTACATTGCCAAGCCGTTCGACATCGACGAGCTGGACATCACCGTCAGCAAGGCATTGCAGTTTCGCGACATCCTGCGCGACAACGCGCGGATGCGCGCCGAGCTGGACGAACACCAGCAGATCGACAGCCTGGTGGGCGACAGCCCGACCTTTCGCCGGGTGCTGCAGGCGGTCGATTCGGTACGCGAGAGCAACGCGACCATCCTGCTGACCGGCGAGAGCGGCACCGGCAAGGAGATGGTCGCCCGGGCGATCCACCAGCACGGCAACCGCGCCGACAAACCCTTTGTCGCGGTCAACTGCGCGGCGATCCCCGAAGGGCTGCTGGAAAGCGAAATGTTCGGCCACCGCAAGGGGGCCTTTACCGGCGCCGTCTCGGATCGGGTCGGGCGCTTCATGCAGGCGGACAAGGGCACGTTGTTCCTCGACGAGGTCGGCGACATGCCGCTGGCTCTGCAGGCGAAGATTCTGCGTGCGCTGCAGGAGCGGGTGATCGAGCCGGTAGGCGACACGCGCGAACGCAAGGTCGATGTGCGGGTGATCGCCGCGACCAACAAGAACCTGCTCGAAGCGGTGGCGAACAAGGAGTTTCGTGAAGACCTCTACTATCGCCTGAACGTCTTTCCGATTCCCTTGCCGGCCCTGCGCGAGCGGGCCGAGGACATCGCTCCACTGGCCCGGCATTTCGCCCGTTCCCTGGGTGCCAGCGCCGGCAAGCGCATCACTGGGTTCAGCCCGCAGGCGCTACAGGCGATGGCCAACTACAACTGGCCGGGCAATATTCGCGAACTGCAGAACTGCGTGGAACGCGCGACCATCGTCGCCGCGAACCCGGTGATCGAAGAAAGCGACCTGCCCGCGTACCTGTTCAGCCCATCGCAGACGGAACCGGGCAACCCGACCGTGGCGCTCAATGCCGGCCCGGCGATCCCCAAGGACCTCGACGCGGCACTGGCGGAAGTGGAAAAGGGCTACATCCTGGCGGCCTTGCAGGAAACCAATGGGGTCCAGGCCGCCGCCGCGCAGATGATCGGGATCTCCGAGCGCAGCTTCTGGTATCGCCTGAAGAAGCTGGCGATCCAGGTAGAAAAGATCATCCGCTGA
- a CDS encoding NUDIX hydrolase yields the protein MTLSTVSRTIRIAAALLIGPDGRTLLVRKRGTLAFMQPGGKIEPHEQPVHALTRELEEELGLRVDPAAARYLGKFSAPAANEPGFEVQAELFLLQIAEAVEPAAEIEEVVWIDPASDGNLCLAPLTRDLILPFYRASLAPDA from the coding sequence ATGACTCTTTCTACTGTCTCCAGGACGATTCGTATTGCCGCAGCCCTGCTGATCGGCCCCGATGGCCGTACTCTGCTGGTCCGCAAACGCGGCACCCTGGCCTTCATGCAACCCGGCGGCAAGATCGAACCCCATGAGCAGCCGGTGCACGCCCTGACCCGCGAACTTGAGGAAGAACTGGGGCTGCGGGTCGATCCTGCCGCTGCCCGCTACCTCGGAAAATTTTCCGCACCGGCTGCCAACGAGCCGGGCTTCGAGGTACAGGCCGAACTGTTTCTGCTGCAGATCGCCGAAGCGGTCGAGCCGGCTGCCGAGATCGAGGAAGTGGTGTGGATCGATCCGGCGTCCGACGGCAATCTGTGTCTGGCGCCGTTGACACGGGACCTGATCCTGCCGTTCTATCGTGCTTCGCTTGCACCCGACGCCTGA
- a CDS encoding sensor histidine kinase — protein MTPTPERRRKRRPFSISRWSVQRKLLLAFWLVSVVPTMIAAELAATTLSQIFDSNVRIWLQESTKIVKDEISEIQRDNARVAQLFLLYTRPPTSRQAAKHDKLTADIADAMGIDIVALIRTQDHKVVFSTASDDIVEQVSTAPNAVLQTIKVAGVPTGVVVSMFPSTQEGVDYQLMIATYLDSSFLNSVADVHSLDLRLYLANAKGFAEIFSTQRFDDHPLQIPTKIEKNLRDTRLPSELFTSRYSGLYWPIFNDTGDLQGVIFSGLLRHNSLVGLVNQSNLFILIFLVGSALSLSVGWLVSQRLTRPLRGLAEGVGAVISGNYNKHVPVIGSDELAELSHTFNHMTERLGELHHLEAQLRRRDRLHALGEVAMGLAHEIRNPLGIIKTATQLLHRRANLPDTDKRHLEYVISEVSRINDLITEFLDFAKPNAPIRVLQPARALAEEILGFCAPELTTHNIDAHIDEQAPGATLYADTGQLKQACLNLILNAIDAMPNGGRLTLGIDMDQHYTVISVTDTGQGIEADMIERIFTPFVTTKASGTGLGLAKVFSIMENHDGRIECISEKDAGACFKLYIPAHGEDLDAEDDEEHDDDA, from the coding sequence ATGACTCCTACCCCAGAACGCCGCCGTAAACGCCGCCCCTTCTCGATATCGCGCTGGAGTGTGCAGCGCAAACTGTTGCTGGCGTTCTGGCTGGTCAGCGTCGTGCCGACCATGATCGCCGCCGAACTGGCGGCGACCACCCTGTCGCAGATTTTCGACAGTAATGTGCGCATCTGGCTGCAGGAGTCGACCAAGATCGTCAAGGACGAGATCAGCGAGATCCAGCGTGACAACGCGCGGGTCGCGCAATTGTTCCTGCTCTACACCAGACCGCCGACTTCGCGCCAGGCGGCCAAGCATGACAAGCTGACCGCCGATATCGCCGATGCGATGGGCATCGACATCGTCGCGCTGATCCGCACGCAGGATCACAAGGTGGTGTTCAGCACCGCCTCCGACGATATCGTCGAACAGGTCAGCACCGCGCCCAATGCCGTGCTGCAGACCATCAAGGTCGCGGGCGTACCGACCGGCGTGGTGGTCTCGATGTTCCCCAGTACCCAGGAAGGCGTCGACTATCAACTGATGATCGCCACTTATCTGGACAGCAGCTTCCTCAACAGCGTCGCCGATGTCCATTCCCTCGACCTGCGCCTGTACCTGGCGAACGCCAAGGGGTTCGCCGAAATCTTCTCGACCCAGCGCTTCGACGATCATCCGCTGCAGATCCCGACGAAAATCGAAAAAAACCTGCGCGACACCCGACTGCCGAGCGAACTCTTCACCAGCCGCTACAGTGGCCTGTACTGGCCGATTTTCAACGATACCGGTGACCTGCAGGGCGTCATTTTCAGCGGCCTGTTGCGCCACAACAGCCTGGTCGGCCTGGTCAACCAGAGCAACCTGTTCATCCTGATTTTCCTCGTGGGCTCGGCACTGTCCCTGAGCGTCGGCTGGCTGGTCTCGCAACGCCTGACCCGACCGTTGCGGGGGCTTGCCGAAGGGGTCGGAGCGGTCATCTCCGGCAACTACAACAAGCATGTCCCGGTGATCGGCAGCGATGAACTGGCCGAACTCAGCCATACCTTCAACCACATGACCGAACGCCTGGGTGAACTGCATCACCTGGAAGCACAACTGCGCCGCCGTGATCGCCTGCACGCGCTGGGCGAAGTCGCCATGGGCCTGGCCCACGAAATCCGCAATCCGCTGGGCATCATCAAGACCGCGACGCAACTGCTGCACCGTCGGGCCAACCTGCCGGACACCGACAAGCGCCACCTGGAATACGTGATCAGCGAAGTGTCGCGGATCAATGACCTGATCACCGAGTTTCTCGATTTCGCCAAGCCGAACGCACCGATTCGGGTTCTGCAGCCCGCTCGGGCCCTGGCCGAAGAAATTCTCGGTTTCTGTGCCCCGGAGCTGACGACCCACAACATCGATGCGCACATCGACGAGCAGGCCCCCGGGGCCACGCTGTACGCCGATACCGGCCAACTGAAACAGGCCTGCCTGAACCTGATCCTCAACGCCATCGACGCCATGCCCAACGGCGGTCGCCTGACGCTCGGCATCGATATGGACCAGCACTACACCGTCATCAGCGTCACCGACACCGGCCAGGGTATCGAGGCGGACATGATCGAGCGGATCTTCACGCCGTTTGTCACCACCAAGGCCTCGGGCACCGGCCTGGGCCTGGCCAAGGTTTTCTCGATCATGGAAAACCATGATGGGCGGATCGAATGCATCAGCGAGAAAGATGCAGGCGCCTGCTTCAAGCTGTACATTCCGGCCCATGGCGAAGACCTGGACGCCGAGGATGACGAGGAACATGACGATGACGCATAA
- a CDS encoding putative bifunctional diguanylate cyclase/phosphodiesterase: MKGVSARINRRILIIDDTNSIHEDFRKILCPTGVVDDLQSAEQALFGDTVTVSHAEQVFELDSAFQGREGLARVEQALIEGRPYAMAFIDMRMPPGWDGLETIERLWQVDPKLQVALCTAYSDYSLEDMNERIEMGDRLLILKKPFDAIEIRQLANALTVKWQMTEEAALKMDLLEQAVEERTRELSDANIIVQNSPTILYRLRGEPSFPLMYISHNITKFGHVAKDLMASSDWAKELIHQEDQPKVDAAMARVLDKDAQGASIEFRLRTGDGQWRWVENRYVPVRDAEGRLLEVEGIIIDITERKAAEEKIALLARTDGLTGLANRSTMIERLHQSFAAAQRGALPFAVFYLDLDHFKRINDTLGHPIGDLLLQEVSQRIRDCTREGDLVARLGGDEFAILQAEMSDPSICGALAAKIRNALVEPYSLDGNEVRISVSIGISTYATDSDSADTLLVQADMALYRSKEKGRNQYHFHSDEINQGVSERVAIANDLKEAISQNQLELHYLPEVDLTSGRILGMEALVRWNHPTRGLLGADVFIPAAEKTGTIVALGHWVLDRACQQMRQWRDEGMAPTVIAINLSLAQLKSGTELLKDVIETTSRWDLSPSDLQFDVTEATLAQTKWTQNDVLPRLRELGVRIAIDDFGTDYSSFDYLKTYRVNNLKLAQSFINHATEDADSATTLKAIINFAREVGIGIIAEGVETLEQRSSLISTGSPMTAQGYYFSKAVDSQQAALLLQRGTLTPQALSEPERSR, from the coding sequence ATGAAAGGTGTATCGGCACGGATCAATCGCCGCATCCTGATCATCGACGACACGAACTCCATCCATGAGGATTTTCGCAAGATCCTCTGCCCCACGGGGGTCGTGGACGACCTGCAATCGGCCGAGCAAGCCCTGTTCGGCGATACGGTCACGGTCAGCCATGCGGAGCAGGTTTTCGAACTGGACTCGGCCTTCCAGGGCCGTGAAGGCCTGGCCAGGGTCGAGCAGGCGCTGATCGAGGGTCGGCCGTATGCCATGGCCTTCATCGACATGCGCATGCCCCCGGGTTGGGACGGCCTGGAGACCATCGAACGGCTCTGGCAAGTCGACCCCAAGCTGCAAGTCGCCCTGTGTACCGCCTATTCCGACTACTCACTGGAGGACATGAACGAACGTATCGAGATGGGCGACCGTCTGCTGATCCTGAAAAAACCCTTCGATGCGATCGAGATTCGCCAGTTGGCCAATGCCCTGACCGTCAAATGGCAGATGACCGAAGAGGCTGCCCTGAAGATGGATCTGCTCGAACAGGCCGTCGAAGAACGCACCCGTGAGCTGTCCGACGCCAACATCATCGTCCAGAACAGCCCGACCATTCTCTACCGCCTGCGCGGTGAGCCGTCGTTCCCACTGATGTACATCTCCCATAACATCACCAAGTTCGGCCATGTCGCCAAGGACCTGATGGCCTCAAGCGACTGGGCCAAGGAACTGATTCACCAGGAAGATCAGCCCAAGGTCGACGCCGCCATGGCGCGGGTGCTGGACAAGGATGCCCAGGGCGCTTCCATCGAGTTTCGTCTGCGTACCGGCGATGGCCAATGGCGCTGGGTGGAGAACCGCTACGTACCGGTGCGCGATGCCGAAGGGCGCCTGCTCGAGGTCGAGGGTATTATCATCGACATCACCGAGCGCAAGGCCGCCGAAGAAAAGATCGCCCTGCTCGCCCGTACCGACGGACTCACAGGGCTGGCCAACCGCTCGACCATGATCGAACGCCTGCACCAGAGCTTTGCCGCCGCCCAGCGCGGGGCCTTGCCGTTCGCGGTGTTCTATCTGGACCTCGACCACTTCAAGCGGATCAACGACACCCTCGGCCATCCGATCGGCGACCTGCTGCTCCAGGAAGTGTCACAACGTATCAGGGACTGCACCCGCGAGGGCGACCTGGTGGCGCGACTGGGTGGCGATGAGTTCGCGATCCTGCAAGCGGAAATGAGCGACCCCTCCATCTGCGGCGCGCTGGCGGCAAAAATCCGCAATGCCCTGGTCGAGCCTTATAGCCTCGATGGCAATGAAGTGCGGATTTCCGTGAGCATCGGCATCAGTACCTACGCAACAGACAGCGATAGTGCCGACACCCTGCTGGTTCAGGCCGATATGGCGCTGTACCGCTCCAAGGAAAAGGGTCGCAACCAGTATCACTTCCATTCTGACGAGATCAACCAGGGGGTCAGCGAGCGGGTAGCGATCGCCAACGACCTGAAAGAAGCCATCTCGCAAAACCAGCTGGAACTGCACTACTTGCCGGAAGTCGACCTCACCAGCGGCAGGATTCTCGGCATGGAGGCGTTGGTACGCTGGAACCATCCTACACGTGGCCTGCTTGGCGCCGATGTGTTCATTCCTGCTGCGGAAAAAACCGGCACCATCGTTGCCCTCGGCCACTGGGTGCTGGACCGGGCCTGCCAGCAGATGCGCCAGTGGCGCGACGAGGGCATGGCGCCGACGGTGATTGCGATCAATCTGTCGCTGGCCCAGCTCAAGAGCGGTACCGAACTGCTCAAGGATGTCATTGAGACCACCAGCCGCTGGGACCTTTCGCCATCGGATCTGCAATTCGATGTCACCGAGGCGACGCTGGCCCAGACCAAATGGACACAGAACGACGTACTGCCACGCCTGCGGGAGCTCGGGGTCAGGATCGCCATCGACGACTTCGGTACCGACTACTCGTCCTTCGACTATCTCAAGACCTATCGGGTCAACAACTTGAAGCTGGCGCAATCGTTCATCAACCACGCCACCGAGGACGCCGACAGCGCCACCACACTCAAGGCAATCATCAACTTCGCCCGCGAAGTGGGGATCGGCATCATTGCCGAGGGTGTGGAAACCCTGGAACAACGCAGTTCGCTGATTTCCACCGGCTCGCCGATGACGGCTCAGGGCTATTATTTCAGCAAGGCCGTCGACAGCCAGCAGGCAGCCCTGCTGCTGCAACGGGGCACCCTCACCCCACAGGCCCTGTCAGAGCCCGAGAGGTCGCGATGA
- a CDS encoding alpha/beta fold hydrolase: MHVRFLSAAVLLAALLFGLPAFAAGRCDVNVPTEHVDLDQVSLAYQSIGRASDPALLLIMGLGGQLIHWPDEVVVALCQQGFRVIRYDNRDVGLSTWRHAPASANLTFEVLRYKLGLPVSAPYSLTDMAGDALGLMDALHVEQFHVLGASMGGMIAQRVAAMAPQRVESLTLVMTSSGAEGLPAPSAALVQLLSRRSAPNRQVAIEQQADLLAALGSPQVKDDRNKLLRQAAASYDRAFNPEGVKRQIMAILAEPSRVPLLNQLRVPTLVVHGTADPLLPVMHGVHLAAHIQGSQLVLIPGLAHRFQEAFKAPLLAAVLPYLRAHQQDVSHVAQL; the protein is encoded by the coding sequence ATGCATGTACGTTTTCTTTCTGCGGCAGTTCTGCTGGCCGCCTTGCTGTTCGGCTTGCCGGCATTTGCCGCTGGCCGCTGCGATGTCAATGTTCCCACCGAGCATGTCGATCTGGATCAGGTCAGCCTGGCCTACCAGAGCATCGGCCGTGCCTCGGACCCGGCGCTGCTGCTGATCATGGGCCTGGGCGGTCAGTTGATCCATTGGCCGGACGAAGTGGTGGTCGCCTTGTGCCAGCAGGGTTTCCGGGTGATTCGCTACGACAACCGCGACGTCGGTCTGTCGACCTGGCGCCATGCACCGGCGAGTGCCAACCTGACCTTCGAAGTGCTGCGCTACAAGCTCGGTTTGCCGGTATCGGCGCCCTACAGCCTGACCGACATGGCCGGCGATGCGTTGGGGCTGATGGATGCACTGCACGTCGAGCAGTTTCATGTGCTCGGTGCCAGCATGGGCGGGATGATCGCCCAGCGTGTGGCGGCCATGGCTCCGCAGCGGGTCGAGAGTCTGACGCTGGTGATGACCAGCTCCGGTGCCGAAGGTTTGCCGGCGCCGAGTGCGGCGTTGGTGCAGTTGCTGTCGCGGCGCAGTGCGCCCAATCGCCAGGTGGCCATCGAGCAGCAGGCCGACCTGTTGGCGGCGCTGGGCAGTCCGCAGGTCAAGGACGATCGGAACAAGCTGCTGCGCCAGGCCGCGGCCTCTTATGATCGGGCGTTCAATCCGGAAGGGGTGAAGCGCCAGATCATGGCGATACTGGCCGAGCCTAGCCGGGTGCCGCTGCTCAACCAGTTACGCGTGCCGACCCTGGTGGTGCATGGCACCGCCGATCCGTTATTGCCGGTGATGCATGGGGTGCACCTGGCGGCGCATATCCAGGGCAGCCAACTGGTGCTGATCCCGGGGCTGGCCCATCGGTTCCAGGAGGCGTTCAAGGCCCCGTTGCTGGCGGCGGTGCTGCCTTATCTGCGGGCGCATCAGCAGGATGTCAGCCACGTCGCGCAGCTTTGA